In the genome of Solibacillus silvestris, one region contains:
- a CDS encoding oxidoreductase, translating into MKLKDKVVIITGGAGGIGAGIGRAMAREGAIVVAVDLNPEAGANVLADLQQHSPQSSFIEFDLTKHDQLKNVVEQVVEKYGRLDVLVNNAHASKQVPFLETTPEHLALSMDTGFYPTWYLMQAAIPHLKKTRGNIINFASGAGLKGHKTQAAYAAAKEAIRGITRVVANEFGADGITANLISPIANSEGVQAWAKAQPEYYEGVLAGIPMGKFGDPEQDIGRAAVFLASEDSKYITGQTLMVDGGSIMLH; encoded by the coding sequence TTGAAATTAAAAGACAAGGTAGTGATCATTACAGGTGGTGCTGGCGGTATTGGCGCTGGTATAGGTCGTGCAATGGCGAGAGAGGGAGCAATTGTTGTGGCAGTTGATCTCAATCCGGAAGCCGGCGCAAACGTATTAGCGGATTTACAGCAACACTCGCCACAATCTAGCTTTATTGAATTTGATTTAACAAAGCATGATCAACTAAAAAATGTCGTGGAACAAGTTGTCGAGAAATATGGCCGTTTAGATGTGTTAGTGAATAATGCACATGCTTCCAAACAAGTACCATTCCTTGAAACAACTCCAGAACATTTAGCATTGTCAATGGATACAGGCTTCTATCCTACATGGTATTTAATGCAGGCTGCTATTCCACATTTAAAGAAAACGCGCGGGAATATTATTAACTTTGCTTCAGGTGCCGGGTTAAAAGGGCATAAAACACAAGCTGCCTATGCCGCAGCGAAAGAAGCCATTCGCGGTATTACGCGTGTCGTAGCAAATGAATTTGGTGCAGATGGTATTACAGCGAACCTGATTTCACCAATCGCCAATTCAGAAGGTGTACAAGCATGGGCCAAAGCACAACCGGAATATTATGAAGGGGTACTTGCAGGTATTCCGATGGGTAAATTCGGTGATCCGGAACAAGATATCGGGCGTGCTGCTGTCTTTTTAGCTTCAGAAGACTCTAAATATATAACAGGTCAAACATTGATGGTTGATGGCGGCTCGATTATGCTCCATTAA